The following are encoded in a window of Calderihabitans maritimus genomic DNA:
- a CDS encoding NAD(P)/FAD-dependent oxidoreductase — translation MKNYDYDVIIVGAGPAGIFAAIELVKTKAANLKVLILEKGKDINDRQCPSQEKGIRCVNCSPCSTVSGWGGAGAFSDGKLTLSPEIGGMLDQYLEYREVQKLINYVDEIYLEFGAPEQVYGVDEDAILEIQRKAILADLKLIPAPIRHLGTGRTQLILERMKEFLVSQGVEVRTGTQVKEITTHQGKVTGVITSSGEQIKARYVVVAPGREGSEWLSQEASRLGLRMAINPVDIGVRVELPAPVLEHLTKVIYESKFIFYSKTFDDKVRTFCMNPYGEVVLENNDGLITVNGHSHAEKKTENTNFAVLVSKTFTEPFKEPIAYGKYVARLANLLGGGVLVQRLGDLLAGQRTTPERLRKGIVSPTLEEATPGDLSLVLPYRHLTAIVEMLKAMDQIAPGVCSRHTLLYGVEVKFYSSRLALSSQLETEITNLFAAGDGAGVTRGLAQASVAGVIAARGILSREK, via the coding sequence ATGAAAAATTATGATTATGATGTAATAATTGTAGGAGCAGGTCCGGCAGGAATTTTTGCAGCTATAGAGTTGGTCAAAACTAAGGCGGCAAATTTAAAGGTACTTATTTTGGAGAAAGGTAAAGATATCAATGATAGACAATGCCCTTCGCAAGAAAAGGGTATCCGCTGCGTCAACTGTTCCCCCTGCTCCACGGTTTCCGGTTGGGGTGGAGCAGGAGCTTTCAGTGACGGCAAATTGACTTTATCTCCGGAAATTGGAGGCATGCTTGATCAGTATCTTGAATACAGAGAAGTACAGAAATTAATAAACTATGTAGATGAAATTTATCTGGAGTTTGGAGCGCCGGAGCAAGTTTATGGTGTAGATGAGGATGCTATACTGGAAATCCAACGCAAAGCAATACTTGCTGATTTAAAGCTGATACCGGCTCCAATTCGCCACCTGGGGACGGGGCGTACCCAGCTTATCCTGGAGCGGATGAAAGAATTTTTGGTCAGTCAGGGAGTGGAAGTTCGCACCGGTACTCAGGTGAAGGAGATCACCACTCATCAAGGAAAAGTGACCGGTGTGATAACTTCTAGCGGAGAACAGATAAAGGCAAGGTATGTGGTAGTGGCCCCGGGAAGAGAAGGATCTGAGTGGTTATCCCAAGAGGCATCCCGGCTTGGATTGAGAATGGCCATAAATCCTGTAGATATCGGCGTCCGGGTGGAATTACCGGCCCCGGTTTTAGAACATTTAACGAAGGTTATTTATGAATCTAAGTTTATTTTTTACTCCAAGACTTTTGATGATAAAGTACGCACCTTCTGCATGAATCCTTACGGCGAAGTGGTTTTAGAAAATAATGATGGATTAATTACCGTAAATGGGCATTCTCACGCCGAGAAAAAAACGGAAAACACTAATTTTGCTGTCCTGGTGAGCAAGACTTTTACCGAGCCTTTTAAAGAACCAATTGCCTACGGAAAGTATGTAGCGAGGCTGGCTAATCTCCTGGGTGGGGGAGTATTAGTTCAGAGGTTGGGAGATTTGCTCGCCGGGCAGCGTACGACACCGGAACGTTTAAGGAAGGGTATTGTGAGTCCGACTTTGGAGGAAGCTACGCCGGGAGATTTATCTTTAGTATTGCCTTACCGTCATCTTACTGCCATTGTGGAAATGCTGAAGGCAATGGATCAAATAGCCCCGGGGGTTTGCTCCAGGCATACCTTGTTATACGGGGTAGAGGTTAAATTCTATTCTTCAAGATTGGCCCTTTCGTCGCAGTTGGAAACGGAAATTACTAATCTATTTGCCGCAGGTGACGGAGCAGGTGTGACACGCGGTTTGGCCCAGGCTTCTGTTGCCGGGGTAATTGCAGCGCGAGGAATTTTAAGTCGGGAGAAATAG
- the dnaB gene encoding replicative DNA helicase, with the protein MNIPVEKVPPHSLDAEQSVLGSLLIEPQAVYSVMEILRPDDFYREAHKIIYEVILALTDRGEPVDLVMVTEELRRRGSLEKVGGASYIAGLSSAVPTAANVEYYARIVAEKALFRKLINAATQIAQKGYEESDDAFQLLDWAEQLIFEIAQQQNREGFKTIKEVLMETFERLERLSQQKGEVIGIPTFKDLDRLLSGLQKGDLIICAARPGMGKTSFCLNIAQNVAIKHKIPVAIFSLEMSKEQLVQRMISAEAMIDQHKLRTGYLSQEDWSRLVAAVGPLSEAPIYIDDTPAMNVLELRAKSRRLKAEHSLGLIVVDYLQLLQAHRRTDSRQQEIAQISRALKALAREMEVPVLTLSQLNRGVEQRQDKRPIMADLLESGAIEADADVVLFLFRPEYYNPDTDKKGIAEVIVAKHRNGPTGTVELGFLSQYTKFVDLAREEV; encoded by the coding sequence TTGAACCACAAGCGGTCTATTCCGTCATGGAAATACTGCGTCCTGATGACTTTTATCGAGAAGCGCATAAGATTATTTACGAGGTCATTTTAGCCTTGACGGATCGAGGAGAACCGGTTGACCTGGTGATGGTGACGGAAGAACTGCGACGGCGGGGATCCCTGGAGAAGGTGGGAGGAGCTTCTTATATCGCTGGTTTATCCAGTGCGGTTCCTACGGCGGCAAATGTAGAATACTACGCTAGGATTGTGGCAGAAAAAGCTTTGTTCCGTAAACTTATAAATGCAGCAACACAGATAGCGCAAAAAGGATATGAGGAAAGCGACGACGCTTTTCAATTGTTAGACTGGGCCGAACAATTGATTTTTGAGATTGCCCAGCAACAGAATCGGGAAGGATTTAAAACCATAAAAGAAGTATTGATGGAAACTTTTGAGCGGTTAGAGCGCCTATCGCAGCAGAAAGGAGAAGTTATCGGGATACCTACTTTCAAAGATTTGGATCGACTACTTTCCGGATTACAGAAAGGCGACCTGATTATTTGTGCCGCTAGACCCGGTATGGGCAAGACTTCTTTTTGTTTAAATATAGCGCAAAACGTAGCGATTAAACATAAAATACCGGTAGCTATTTTTAGCCTGGAAATGTCTAAAGAACAATTGGTTCAGCGGATGATCTCGGCTGAAGCAATGATAGACCAACATAAGCTGCGTACCGGCTATTTGAGCCAGGAAGATTGGTCGCGGTTAGTTGCTGCGGTCGGTCCCCTGTCAGAAGCTCCTATTTATATTGACGACACGCCGGCCATGAATGTTTTGGAATTGCGAGCCAAGTCCCGCCGATTAAAGGCGGAACATTCTCTCGGGTTAATTGTGGTTGATTATTTGCAATTGTTGCAGGCTCACCGGCGGACCGATAGCCGCCAGCAGGAGATTGCCCAGATTTCGAGGGCTTTAAAAGCTTTGGCGCGGGAAATGGAGGTTCCCGTATTGACTCTTTCTCAATTAAACCGGGGTGTTGAACAGCGACAGGATAAGCGTCCCATAATGGCGGACCTGTTGGAAAGCGGCGCTATTGAAGCTGATGCGGACGTAGTTTTATTCCTTTTCCGACCGGAGTATTATAATCCGGATACCGATAAAAAGGGTATTGCGGAGGTTATTGTAGCGAAGCATCGTAACGGACCGACGGGAACGGTAGAACTGGGTTTCTTATCCCAGTACACGAAATTTGTTGACCTGGCTAGAGAGGAAGTTTAA
- a CDS encoding methyltransferase domain-containing protein, which produces MVKKDFSRRRQRKLVEEIYLPEQLDQLPSEVASYAFPCGNPVHWSDLRKGEKVLDLGCGAGLDVILAAQAVGKEGKVWGLDLSRQMLELTARHCRQMGILNIELLYSNMESIPLANDMLDVVLSNCSLSLVPDREKVLREVFRVLRPGGRLVAADTIRHGSLPAEIKEETGAWIWGLAGATTEEFYRCQLQAIGFTKVKFERQRKYYVDSGEARGGFAIFSTALWAWKPLK; this is translated from the coding sequence TTGGTTAAGAAAGATTTTTCTCGAAGACGGCAAAGAAAGCTGGTCGAGGAAATCTATTTGCCGGAACAGCTCGATCAGTTACCATCTGAAGTTGCCAGTTATGCTTTCCCCTGCGGTAATCCGGTTCACTGGAGTGATTTGCGAAAAGGGGAAAAGGTGTTGGATCTGGGGTGTGGTGCAGGTCTGGATGTGATATTAGCGGCTCAAGCAGTAGGGAAGGAAGGGAAGGTCTGGGGACTGGATTTATCCCGCCAAATGCTGGAATTAACCGCCCGTCACTGCCGGCAGATGGGAATTCTAAACATTGAACTCCTGTACAGTAACATGGAATCTATTCCGTTGGCCAACGACATGTTAGATGTAGTTCTGTCAAACTGTAGTTTAAGCCTGGTTCCGGATAGAGAGAAGGTATTACGAGAAGTTTTTCGCGTATTGCGACCGGGAGGCCGGCTGGTGGCGGCTGATACGATCAGGCATGGTTCCTTGCCTGCGGAAATAAAGGAGGAAACAGGAGCCTGGATCTGGGGATTGGCGGGGGCAACTACCGAAGAATTTTACCGTTGTCAGCTGCAGGCCATAGGGTTCACAAAGGTCAAATTCGAGCGCCAAAGGAAATATTATGTGGATTCGGGCGAGGCAAGAGGAGGTTTTGCCATCTTCAGCACGGCTCTCTGGGCATGGAAACCTTTAAAGTAG